One Ornithorhynchus anatinus isolate Pmale09 chromosome 2, mOrnAna1.pri.v4, whole genome shotgun sequence DNA segment encodes these proteins:
- the PKIB gene encoding cAMP-dependent protein kinase inhibitor beta, with translation MPDVEPAAPDFAASGRVGRRNALPDILGPSATAGAPDLPAKLAGLAGAEDGGAEGRESPPTSSQPQSPEMEGKSGGS, from the exons ATGCCGGATGTGGAGCCGGCGGCCCCTGACTTCGCCGCTTCGGGCCGCGTGGGCCGCCGCAACGCCTTGCCCGACATCCTGGGCCCGTCCGCCACCGCGGGAGCCCCGGACCTGCCCGCCAAGCTGGCCGGCCTGGCCGGGGCCGAAG atggaggagcagaaggtagaGAGAGCCCTCCCACCTCTTCGCAACCACAGAGTccagagatggaggggaagagcgGTGGTTCCTAA